One part of the bacterium genome encodes these proteins:
- a CDS encoding metalloregulator ArsR/SmtB family transcription factor has product MGKCEDFFKALSDETRVHILKMLEEKEMCVSEIGEAFEVSQPTISHHLDILKRAGLVKSKRKGQNIYYSLNKDWLKECCGDFLSMFECCVDFLKNYKIVKKGGDKE; this is encoded by the coding sequence ATGGGAAAGTGTGAAGACTTTTTTAAGGCATTATCGGATGAGACAAGAGTCCACATCTTGAAGATGCTGGAAGAAAAAGAAATGTGTGTTTCTGAAATAGGAGAGGCTTTTGAGGTCTCCCAGCCGACAATTTCTCATCACTTAGATATCTTAAAGCGAGCAGGACTGGTAAAATCGAAAAGAAAGGGTCAGAATATCTATTATTCCTTGAACAAGGATTGGTTGAAGGAATGCTGTGGCGATTTTCTCTCGATGTTTGAATGCTGTGTGGATTTTTTAAAAAACTATAAAATTGTAAAAAAGGGGGGTGATAAAGAATGA